The following are encoded together in the Elusimicrobiota bacterium genome:
- a CDS encoding sulfite exporter TauE/SafE family protein, with protein MNLTVWVELFLAGLGFGFGPCFLFCAPVISSYIFAKGLNHKEGLKWVIVFSIGRIAAYSILGLVAVAFVNTVGIQKNIFKQTAGILIILLLPLYEFGKENIKFCSFIHRYFNNKTQTGSLLLGLFIGLTPCIPLIGILTYIACKSANIFYGFLNGLVFGLGTLFSPLILLGIFSGLLANLALKLGKLYLVFKLIANIILVYFGIKLILWH; from the coding sequence ATGAATTTGACTGTTTGGGTAGAATTATTTCTTGCAGGGCTCGGGTTTGGTTTCGGTCCCTGTTTTTTATTTTGTGCACCTGTTATTTCATCGTATATTTTTGCAAAAGGGCTTAATCATAAAGAAGGGCTAAAATGGGTGATTGTTTTTTCTATTGGTAGAATTGCTGCCTACAGTATTTTGGGTTTGGTGGCAGTTGCTTTTGTAAATACAGTCGGTATCCAAAAAAATATTTTTAAGCAGACTGCAGGTATTCTAATAATTTTATTGTTACCGTTATACGAATTTGGTAAAGAGAATATAAAATTCTGCAGTTTTATTCATAGATATTTTAATAATAAAACCCAAACAGGCAGTTTGTTGCTCGGTCTTTTTATCGGGCTTACACCTTGTATACCACTTATCGGTATTTTAACTTATATAGCGTGTAAATCAGCAAATATTTTTTATGGATTTCTTAACGGACTGGTATTTGGACTCGGAACACTTTTTTCACCACTTATACTTCTGGGTATATTCAGTGGTTTGTTGGCAAACTTGGCATTAAAATTAGGAAAGTTATATCTGGTGTTCAAGTTAATCGCGAATATCATTCTCGTTTATTTTGGTATAAAACTTATTTTATGGCATTGA